A part of Aquaspirillum sp. LM1 genomic DNA contains:
- a CDS encoding ABC transporter substrate-binding protein, whose amino-acid sequence MAGLAAHRVNLIRHGLNAEAAYAAQQGEVQARIGAMTAEIQRGAQGMRAGSQQAGRLRHQAETLLSATDQSLHAGLAELDARLAGKVGRIGQGLMALDALPAAALPDSIQRALRQEGLPTERCADRLAAIRARGRLRVAIEPAFKGLSFRLRPGEPLIGLDVDYAKAFARYLGVALECVEHPWDQCTELLHAGRRPGEADADLVWSALPPNAAYQGVAFSDSYTYLDFVLVRRHGDQRIQDVRSLEGKVLGCINDPAAFAALEAAGLRWSRHADTPPGTVRLANLIGYSDQGVIHDALAQGTVDAFAADHPIFAWACYGQHSPWRGQLDILSTPLSPQPWYYAVGVADDPASYPLLQAVNQFLRGFLPSREREQIEKTWQFAVRQGQGSYRDEAGGLRGEAELAADWARLAQQG is encoded by the coding sequence ATGGCGGGGCTTGCCGCGCACCGGGTCAATCTGATTCGCCATGGCCTGAATGCCGAAGCCGCCTACGCCGCCCAGCAGGGTGAGGTTCAGGCACGGATTGGTGCGATGACCGCTGAAATCCAGCGCGGCGCACAGGGCATGCGTGCCGGCAGCCAGCAGGCTGGTCGCCTGCGCCATCAGGCGGAAACCCTGCTGTCGGCCACCGACCAGAGCCTGCACGCCGGGCTGGCCGAGCTGGATGCCCGGCTGGCCGGCAAAGTGGGGCGGATTGGCCAGGGGCTGATGGCGCTGGATGCGCTGCCGGCGGCGGCGCTGCCCGACAGCATTCAGCGCGCCCTGCGCCAGGAAGGTCTGCCCACTGAGCGCTGCGCTGACCGGCTGGCGGCCATTCGCGCCCGTGGCCGCCTGCGGGTGGCCATCGAGCCGGCGTTCAAGGGCCTGTCATTTCGTTTGCGCCCCGGTGAGCCCTTGATCGGGCTGGATGTGGACTACGCCAAGGCCTTTGCCCGTTACCTGGGCGTGGCGCTGGAGTGTGTCGAACACCCGTGGGACCAGTGCACCGAATTGTTGCACGCTGGCCGCCGCCCCGGAGAAGCTGACGCCGACCTGGTGTGGAGCGCGCTACCGCCCAATGCGGCGTATCAGGGCGTGGCGTTTTCCGACAGTTATACCTATCTGGATTTTGTGCTGGTGCGCCGCCATGGCGATCAGCGGATTCAGGATGTGCGCAGTCTGGAGGGCAAGGTGCTGGGGTGCATCAACGATCCGGCAGCCTTTGCCGCGCTGGAAGCCGCCGGCCTGCGCTGGAGCCGCCATGCCGACACGCCACCCGGCACGGTGCGGCTGGCCAATCTGATTGGCTATTCCGACCAGGGGGTGATCCACGATGCCCTGGCCCAGGGCACGGTCGATGCCTTTGCCGCCGACCATCCGATTTTTGCCTGGGCCTGCTACGGCCAGCACAGCCCCTGGCGCGGCCAGCTGGACATCCTGTCTACGCCGCTGTCGCCCCAGCCGTGGTATTACGCCGTTGGCGTGGCGGATGACCCGGCGTCCTATCCGCTGCTGCAGGCGGTGAACCAGTTTTTGCGGGGTTTTCTGCCCAGCCGCGAACGTGAGCAGATCGAAAAAACCTGGCAGTTTGCCGTGCGCCAGGGTCAGGGCAGCTATCGCGACGAAGCCGGGGGCTTGCGCGGCGAGGCGGAGCTGGCGGCGGATTGGGCGCGGCTGGCACAGCAGGGCTGA
- a CDS encoding RNA-guided endonuclease TnpB family protein, producing MQRLQAYKYELMPTGEQQRDMRRFAGSCRFVFNKALALQKARYERAEKKLGYAGLCKLLTEWRHSAETAWLADAPVHPLQQTLKDLERAYTNFFARRADFPRFKKKGQSDSFRYPDPKQIRLDQANSRIFLPKLGWLRYRNSREVLGVVKNITVSQSCGKWFVSIQTEREVEQPMPKGGAVGIDMGIARFATLSDGAFYAPLNSFRRHEARLRKAQQAMSRKTKFSHNWKKAKTRVQRIHARIGNARRDFLHKATTTISQNHAMVCLEDLQVRNMSRSAAGTADAPGRNVRAKSGLNKAILDQGWAEFRRQLDYKLAWNGGHLITVPAQNTSRTCPCCGHVSADNRQTQARFLCVECGFKENADLVGAINILSRGMQLLRDEGQDTADASAGRETAARIACEVSGAVMPPAAGTRRSDLCRLDAGMSAVGIPRL from the coding sequence ATGCAACGCCTTCAAGCCTACAAATACGAACTGATGCCGACCGGCGAACAGCAGCGCGACATGCGCCGCTTTGCTGGCTCGTGCCGTTTCGTGTTCAACAAGGCATTGGCGTTGCAGAAGGCGCGCTACGAGCGTGCAGAGAAGAAACTGGGCTATGCGGGCCTGTGCAAGCTGCTCACCGAGTGGCGCCACAGCGCGGAGACAGCATGGCTGGCGGATGCGCCCGTTCATCCGCTGCAACAGACGCTCAAGGACCTGGAACGGGCCTACACCAACTTCTTCGCCAGACGCGCTGATTTTCCGCGTTTCAAGAAGAAGGGCCAGTCCGACAGCTTTCGCTATCCAGACCCGAAACAGATCAGGCTCGACCAGGCCAACAGCCGAATCTTCCTGCCCAAGCTCGGCTGGCTGCGCTACCGCAACAGCCGGGAAGTGCTGGGGGTGGTGAAGAACATCACCGTGAGCCAGTCCTGCGGCAAATGGTTCGTGTCGATCCAGACCGAACGCGAGGTCGAGCAGCCGATGCCAAAGGGCGGTGCAGTCGGCATCGACATGGGTATTGCACGGTTCGCCACGCTCTCGGATGGCGCGTTCTACGCGCCGCTCAACAGCTTCAGGCGGCACGAAGCCCGCTTGCGCAAAGCGCAGCAGGCCATGAGCCGCAAGACCAAATTCAGCCACAACTGGAAGAAGGCGAAAACCCGCGTCCAGCGCATTCACGCCCGCATCGGCAATGCCCGCCGCGACTTCCTGCACAAGGCCACGACCACGATCAGCCAAAACCACGCGATGGTGTGTCTTGAGGACTTGCAGGTGAGGAACATGTCCAGGTCGGCAGCAGGCACGGCAGATGCACCGGGAAGAAATGTTCGGGCCAAGTCCGGCCTGAACAAAGCCATCCTTGATCAAGGCTGGGCCGAATTCCGCCGCCAACTGGACTACAAGCTGGCGTGGAACGGTGGGCATCTCATCACCGTGCCGGCGCAGAACACCAGCCGGACGTGTCCGTGCTGCGGCCATGTGTCGGCGGATAACCGCCAGACGCAAGCCCGGTTCCTGTGTGTGGAATGCGGTTTTAAGGAAAACGCCGATCTGGTCGGCGCGATCAACATCCTGTCTCGCGGAATGCAACTATTGCGAGACGAAGGGCAGGACACGGCGGATGCTTCCGCCGGGCGGGAAACCGCAGCCCGGATCGCCTGTGAAGTGAGCGGTGCAGTCATGCCGCCAGCAGCAGGAACCCGCCGAAGCGACTTATGCCGGCTCGATGCCGGGATGAGCGCCGTAGGAATCCCCCGACTTTAG
- a CDS encoding XRE family transcriptional regulator translates to MSEHPSPSDSLERYLGNTIRDLRQKHDLTIADVATLAGISRGMLSKIENAQTATSLDTLSRLASALGVSIATLFRGYDVRDGSAQLVKEGEGMEVVRRGTKRGHTYHLLAYDQGPTKVFEPFLITIDHESETFPIFEHPGTEFIYMLEGEIEYRHGQNTYQLSPGDALTFRGDIPHGPEKLLRCPIRFLSVLMYPGAME, encoded by the coding sequence ATGAGCGAGCACCCGTCACCGTCCGACAGCCTGGAACGCTACCTGGGCAACACCATCCGCGATTTGCGGCAAAAACACGATCTGACCATCGCCGATGTAGCCACCCTGGCCGGCATCAGCCGGGGCATGCTGTCCAAAATCGAAAACGCCCAGACCGCCACCAGCCTGGATACGCTGTCGCGGCTGGCCAGCGCGCTGGGGGTGTCGATTGCCACGCTGTTTCGTGGCTACGACGTGCGCGACGGCAGCGCCCAGCTGGTCAAGGAAGGCGAAGGCATGGAGGTGGTGCGCCGGGGTACCAAACGGGGCCACACCTATCATCTGCTCGCCTACGATCAAGGCCCGACCAAGGTGTTTGAACCGTTTCTGATCACCATTGACCATGAATCCGAAACCTTCCCGATCTTCGAACACCCCGGCACCGAATTCATTTATATGCTGGAAGGTGAAATCGAATACCGCCACGGGCAGAACACCTACCAGCTCAGCCCGGGCGACGCGCTGACATTTCGCGGCGATATTCCGCATGGCCCGGAAAAACTGCTGCGCTGCCCCATCCGCTTCCTGAGCGTGCTGATGTATCCGGGGGCGATGGAGTAA